A segment of the Parasynechococcus marenigrum WH 8102 genome:
CCCAGAACCCGGTTCCCAGGCTTAGTCATTTCTGCATGAGCGACGCTTCCAAGGTCCAGAACGCCTACGGCGCTGAGCAGATTCAGGTGCTGGAGGGCCTGGAGCCGGTCCGCAAACGCCCAGGCATGTACATCGGCACCACGGGGCCGCGTGGATTGCACCACCTTGTGTACGAGGTGGTGGACAACTCGGTGGACGAGGCCCTGGCGGGCCATTGCGACCGGATCCTCGTGACCCTCGGCGAGGACGGTTCCGCATCCATCAGCGACAACGGTCGTGGCATTCCCACGGATGTTCACCCGCGCACCGGTAAGAGTGCCTTGGAAACGGTTCTTACCGTGCTCCATGCCGGCGGCAAGTTCGGTGCTGGCGGCTACAAGGTGTCCGGCGGTCTGCATGGCGTCGGTGTGTCCGTTGTCAACGCCCTGAGTGAATGGGTCCAGGTGACGGTGCGCCGTCAGGGGCAGGTGCATCGTCAGCGCTTCGAGCGTGGTGCTGCCATCGGCAGCCTGGCCTCTGAGGACCAGCCCGCCAGCGAAGCCGGCGAGACCGGCACCACCGTGTGCTTCAAGCCGGACATTGAGATCTTCACCGGCGGCATCGTTTTTGATTACGCCACCCTTTCGGCCCGTCTGCGCGAGCTTGCTTACCTCAACGGCGGCGTGCGGATCGTCTTCCGCGATGAACGGGAATCGGCCCGTAATGAGGTTGGCGAGGCCCACGAGGAAACCTATTTCTACGAAGGCGGCATCAAGGAATATGTCGCCTACATGAACACGGAAAAGGATGCCCTCCATCCAGACATCATTTATGTGAATTCCGAAAAGGATGGTGTGCAGGTGGAGGCTGCTCTGCAGTGGTGCTCCGATGCCTATTCGGACAGCATCCTTGGCTTTGCCAACAACATCCGTACTGTGGATGGCGGTACGCACATTGAAGGTCTCAAGACCGTTCTCACCCGCACCTTGAATGCCTTTGCCAAGAAATTAGGCAAGCGCAAGGAATCGGATTCCAACCTAGCGGGTGAAAACATCCGCGAAGGTCTCACCGCCGTGCTGTCGGTGAAGGTGCCGGAGCCGGAGTTTGAAGGCCAAACCAAAACCAAACTCGGCAACACTGAAGTCCGCGGCATTGTCGACAACCTGGTGGGTGAAGGCCTCAGCCAGTTTCTGGAATTCAACCCCTCGGTGATCGGGTTGATTCTGGAGAAGGCGATTCAAGCCTTTAATGCAGCTGAAGCGGCCCGCCGTGCCCGGGAGCTGGTGCGACGCAAGAGCGTTCTGGAGAGTTCAACCCTGCCGGGCAAGTTGGCTGACTGCAGTTCCAGGGATCCCAGCGAATCCGAGATCTACATCGTGGAGGGTGATTCGGCTGGTGGATCCGCCAAACAGGGCCGTGATCGCCGCTTCCAGGCCATCCTTCCATTGCGCGGCAAAATTCTCAACATTGAGAAAACTGATGACGCCAAGATTTATAAGAATACTGAGATCCAGGCATTAATTACGGCTCTAGGCTTGGGCATCAAGGGTGAAGATTTTGACGTAAAAAATCTGCGCTATCATCGCGTTGTAATCATGACCGATGCCGATGTAGATGGCGCCCACATCCGCACCTTGTTGCTCACATTCTTCTACCGTTATCAGAAGGCCTTGGTAGAAGGTGGTTACATCTACATTGCCTGTCCTCCGCTCTATAAAGTAGAGCGAGGAAAGAATCACACCTACTGCTACAACGAAGGGGATTTGCAAAAAACCCTGCAGAGTTTCGGTGAGAAGGCCAATTACACAATCCAGCGTTTCAAGGGCCTTGGCGAAATGATGCCGAAGCAGTTGTGGGAAACCACAATGGATCCCACCACCCGAACGATGAAGCGGGTGGAGATTGAAGATGCGTTAGAGGCGGATCGCATCTTCACGATCCTGATGGGCGACAAGGTGGCACCACGGCGGGAATTCATTGAAACCCACAGTGCCGAGTTGGATATGACAGCTCTCGATATCTGATGCGGCCTGTTCATTCAGGACCTGTTCAATCGGGCGTTGGTCAGATCGGTGGACTGTTGCGCTGGAGCTGGCTGTTGGGTGTCGCCCTGATGGCGCCTGCGGCTTTGCCGGCAGGCGGTGGAGATTGCAGGCAGCCCCAGCTGCGGCGGCGCAGCGGCATTGGTCCTCTGCATCTCAATGCCGAGTCGCCTCTGCAGGTCAGTCCTCTAGCGGTAGCGCCAAGGCTGCGCACCTTGCCGGTGGGCACCTCGTTGCGTTTGCTCAGGCGTTGGTCCGGCTCCGATGGTCAGGACTGGCTACAGGTGCAGACCCTGGCAGGAGAGCAACGTCGTGGCTGGATCCGCGCCTGAGGCACTGCTGGTTGGCCTGGGGGCGATCCCCGGTGCCTGGTTGCGGCTGAAGGTGGTCAATCACTTCGAGCCGATGGTGCCCAAGAAGCACTGGGGCACGCTCCTGGTGAATGTGATTTCCTCCTTTGCCCTTGGCCTCGTGCTGGCGCTTGATGAAACCTGCTCTGCCAGCTCTGGCATCGCTCTGCTGATGGGGGTGGGGTTCTTCGGCACCCTCAGCACCTTTTCCACCTTTGTTGTGGAGCTTTTGAACGAGTTGCGGGCTGGTCATTTGCTTGCCGCTGCCGCCTTGGCCGTGATCTCCATCGTGGCGGGGTTGATCGCCGCTGCCGCCGGTTACGGCCTGGGGGCCTATGGCTGAACAGTTCTCCATGCTGCGCAGCGAACTCACCGAGTTGCTGCTGGTGGCTGTCGGTGCAGTGCCCGGTGCCTTGCTGCGCTGGCAGCTGGCCCATCATCTGGGGGATCAGAACCTGCTGGTCAACGTTTTGGGGGCAGCCCTCCTCGGCTTGCTGGCCGGACGTCCTGTGGCACCTCGCCGACAGTTGCTTGTGGGCATCGGCTTCTGCGGCTCGCTCACCACCTTCAGCAGCTGGATGCTGGCGGCTATGAAGCACGTCAGTGCTGGTGATTGGCCCGCCGCCTTGGGATTAATTGGGCTGACCCTCGGGCTGGGGCTGGGTGCCGCAGCCCTCGGGTTCAGTCTGGGGCGACGGCTCAGGCCGCCAGAGCAGCCTCGATCGGAGCCTTAAGTTCCTCAGGGTCCACACCGCTCTTGTAGCGGGCGATCACCGTGCCGTCCTTGCCCACCAGGAATTTCTCGAAGTTCCAGGCCACGTCACCGGTGGGGTCCATCTGGTTGAGGGTGGAGTATGGCTCGGTGGTGCTGCCCATGGCGTGCACCTTCTCGAACAGCTCGAAGTCGGCGCCGTAGGTGGTGGAGCAGAAGCTCTTGATCTCCTCAAGGCTGCCGGGCTCCTGGGCACCGAAGTCGTTGCAGGGGAAACCCAGCACCGCCAGGCCCTTGTCGGCGTAGGCCGCGTTGAGGCCCTGGAGTCCGGCGTACTGCTTGGTGAAGCCGCAGCGGCTGGCCACATTCACGATCAGGAGAACTTTGCCGGAGTAGTCACCCAGGGATTTGCTGCTGCCGTCGGGAGTGGTGACGGTCACGTTGCTGACGCTGATCGCCATGGTTTCGAGAAAGACAATTTAGATATTAATCATCTTTGTTTTTGTTCTGCTGTGCTCGAATTCTTTCCTCGAGCTGGCTGATCGAAGCGCGTAGTTTGTTTGAGTTCGGCCTCATGGTTAAAAGATGCTGCTTAAGTATTAAGGATGCCATTAAATTTCCAGATTTTTTGTGCCGCGCTGCAATGCGTTTTAAGTCCCTGTTTGTTAATCCTAAATTGGCCAATCGGAATCTGAGTTGATAGCGCTCGCTGATCCATGGTTTCTGCCTGATTGGTGCAGGGTCTG
Coding sequences within it:
- a CDS encoding fluoride efflux transporter FluC, which encodes MAEQFSMLRSELTELLLVAVGAVPGALLRWQLAHHLGDQNLLVNVLGAALLGLLAGRPVAPRRQLLVGIGFCGSLTTFSSWMLAAMKHVSAGDWPAALGLIGLTLGLGLGAAALGFSLGRRLRPPEQPRSEP
- a CDS encoding FluC/FEX family fluoride channel — translated: MAGSAPEALLVGLGAIPGAWLRLKVVNHFEPMVPKKHWGTLLVNVISSFALGLVLALDETCSASSGIALLMGVGFFGTLSTFSTFVVELLNELRAGHLLAAAALAVISIVAGLIAAAAGYGLGAYG
- the gyrB gene encoding DNA topoisomerase (ATP-hydrolyzing) subunit B, coding for MSDASKVQNAYGAEQIQVLEGLEPVRKRPGMYIGTTGPRGLHHLVYEVVDNSVDEALAGHCDRILVTLGEDGSASISDNGRGIPTDVHPRTGKSALETVLTVLHAGGKFGAGGYKVSGGLHGVGVSVVNALSEWVQVTVRRQGQVHRQRFERGAAIGSLASEDQPASEAGETGTTVCFKPDIEIFTGGIVFDYATLSARLRELAYLNGGVRIVFRDERESARNEVGEAHEETYFYEGGIKEYVAYMNTEKDALHPDIIYVNSEKDGVQVEAALQWCSDAYSDSILGFANNIRTVDGGTHIEGLKTVLTRTLNAFAKKLGKRKESDSNLAGENIREGLTAVLSVKVPEPEFEGQTKTKLGNTEVRGIVDNLVGEGLSQFLEFNPSVIGLILEKAIQAFNAAEAARRARELVRRKSVLESSTLPGKLADCSSRDPSESEIYIVEGDSAGGSAKQGRDRRFQAILPLRGKILNIEKTDDAKIYKNTEIQALITALGLGIKGEDFDVKNLRYHRVVIMTDADVDGAHIRTLLLTFFYRYQKALVEGGYIYIACPPLYKVERGKNHTYCYNEGDLQKTLQSFGEKANYTIQRFKGLGEMMPKQLWETTMDPTTRTMKRVEIEDALEADRIFTILMGDKVAPRREFIETHSAELDMTALDI
- a CDS encoding glutathione peroxidase; this encodes MAISVSNVTVTTPDGSSKSLGDYSGKVLLIVNVASRCGFTKQYAGLQGLNAAYADKGLAVLGFPCNDFGAQEPGSLEEIKSFCSTTYGADFELFEKVHAMGSTTEPYSTLNQMDPTGDVAWNFEKFLVGKDGTVIARYKSGVDPEELKAPIEAALAA